AGAGAGAGTATGTCTCTAAATACAAGCAGTACCCTATTCTCTGCTGGCTTTTAGACTCATTCCCTCTCCCGTGCACTGAAGACATTGAAGAGACCCTCTTCAAAGGTGCAGTATAATGGTAAAGATCAGTTTCTATCAACATGGAGGATGGAAGCTATTTAAATCCTGATCCTCATGTTACCTCACTTATTTTACAAAGATGGGCATATTCCTGGGGCCATATGGGACAAGTGAAGCAGTCTTGGTGTGGCTTCCTGTGGACTAGGCGTGGCAGATGTccagagaggggtgggggggatgacTGGGGCAGACAGAGGGTGTGAAGAGTTGATACCACAGCACCGTTTTCCTGCAGCTTGTCTGAGGAAGAAGGGGAGGCGAGAGCACAGCAACTGGCCTTGATCACACAGTGTAAAGCTgtcagcacacacactgcatcagAGACACAGCTCACGATCAGCTGTGTCAGTTTGCCACACAGTGCGGGGAatataacacacacagccaccacAGCGTCTCTCGCGTGCTGCTCAGATCTGGATGTCTTTCCATTCTATGCATAACAAAAGGTTATGAACAGGACAAGGCCACCCAGCTTGTGTGTTTGGGAGGTATTAGCCTTATTGATTCAAGGACCTCGTCAAGCGGTTTCAAGGAAGTTTCCCAGTTTATCTGCCTTGGGAGAGTGATTAGGACGACTCACCGCTGACCGTGATGTTGTGGACCCTGACCCCCGCGATGTACAGCCCGCGTCTCACCGCCTCACTCAGGCCCGTTGCATTCAGTGGCTCCCCTGGGCGCCCCAGCCAGAGCAGAGCGGCCCCAGTGCCAAACAGGGCATCACAGTACAGCACTTCCCACCCACTGAAAACACACAGCGAGGGtcatgagagagagggaaagacacacatttacagacatgagtgaggacacacaaacacacaaggaCATAGGGAGAAGTGGACAGAACATAGACCCAAACAGCGACAACATTACGTGCTATTTAAAAAATTTAAGAACGAAATACTGAATAAAACTTAGGGATATGAGAGAAGCCAGCGAAACCCACagcagcaggagagagagacagggtcaGAGATAGGATGCCCAGAATAGTGTACCTGGTTGTGGAGACTTGCAGGTCATGGTATCCAGGAGCTCTCTGGAGGAAGGGCTCCACCTGAGGGGAGAACAGCCCTGTGAGAGAGCAGCCTGCCACCCACCCATATTATCAGTCTAAGAGCAGTTCCCCCGCATCTTCGCACTCAATCACACGTGATGCTCCCTTTGCAGTGTGTGGACACCTGTTACCTGTCTGACCGTGTCCTCCTGCAGTTGCTCCGGCTGTAGTGACCTCTGGGTGCTCTGGTCTCCAGTCTCCAGCACGATCGTCAGAGGAACTCGGAGCGTCTCTTCTGGATGTCGGGAATAATAGCGTGCGAGagacccacaaacacacacacaaaaaccaaaGTGACAACCCTGATATTGGAATTTCAGAGAGGTGGCAAATAGGTGCTACTTTTTATATCACGGTCTAACAGTCATTCCAGGACAACACTATAAATATCTGAACATTCCAGAGCTGAATGGCTAAGGTTCCCATTACAAAGCATACAGAACCAAGCACTAAAGAGCAGGTCGCTGAAAGGTGGATAAACTACAAAACTACATAATAACACCTCAGATATACATCTCCATGTATAATCAGTACTTCACACTGTTTCAACACTGAGCAATGCAATTAATATACCATTAGAAGCCAGGGAGGAATATTAAGTCTAGGAGTGTCAATCTAACCTGAATAACATAACTCTAATAACATTTAGAGTGCACAAATGGCAATTTATAAAGCTGTCAGCAACTGATAAGTGGTTTATATACAAGAACAATTGAATTGGTAAATAACTCATTAGAGAAGACCCATTACTTCACGGTTATTGACTGCATTAATGTTCGGTTAAACGATTTCAGGTTATAAAGAAttcataaatgcattttatgtaCCTTGTTCCACGTATTCATAAAATAAGTTCTGTTTGTTTCCATGTCactctgtaactgtgtgtgtgtgtgtgtgtgtgttggctgtATGGGTGGGGAGGTGGAGGGTCTGCAAGCTGACCACCAACTGACCTTTGATTACCGGTGGCTGATCCCCAGTGATGAAAACCCTGCTCTTGTCCCCCGCGACCCTGGGTTTGAGTGATGTTCTGAGCGGTGCAGAGGTTCTGTCTTGCTGTCCAGGAGGAGCACTGGACGATCTCCCCTGTGGAGTGGAGGGCCGTTGTGTCCGAGAGCTCGTAGGGTCCAAGCCAGGCCGGGTCTCAGCCCTTGATGTCCGGTCAGTGCTGGGCCTAGTGGACATGCCTGGGACTGTGGTTGTCCTACTGGTTCTCCTGTCAGGAGACAGACTGGTGGGTCCATGTGGGGGTGTGGCTGGAGTAGGAGGGTCCACTGCCGGGCCCATGGTCTTGTAAGAAGTTGGTGTGGCACCACTGGCCACCACCCCTCCCCACACAGATGGGGTGAGGGCCTGTGGTGAACTGGTGGTCTGAGAGGTGGGCCACGTGGTGAATGAATGGGCAGTCCTCCCCCCTGTCTTGGAGTAGACAACAGTACCACCCCCTGCTGGAGTGGGGTGAAATGTGGAGGGCGCCACACTGGGGGTCACCGATGTGGCTGCAGTGCTGGTGCCCAGTCTGGTCACAGCAGGCCGGGGGCTGTCGGGGTCCGAGGGGTTGGATTTGTGTGTGGGTACCGTAGTGACGGTGTCGGTATATGCATCGGTGCTCTTGGTGTCCATGCCTGGTTGTCTCGTAGGGCTTGTGTAGCCGCCCTCTTCCCTCCTCAGTTGGGGGCTCTCGGACTCTGGCCCCGGCTCCTGCGCCGTGGTACCCTGGCAAGCAGTAGTCTGCCCTGCGGGGTGAAGCTCTGGAGCAGGGGGGGTGCTGTGAGGGGGCCCCGAGAAATAGGTCTCCTTGGCAGGAGTGGACCCGCCCCACGAGGGAGTGTGGCTGGGGGGTGTGCGGTTCTCTGTGGGGTCCCAGGCTGTGGGAAGCAGTGAGGTGGGGGAGGAGCTCCCCGAGATAGTAACAAGGTCAGTTACCCTTTCAGTGCTGGAGGCGGACTCGGTGAGAGCCGTAACGACATCGTATCCCCCTGGTGATTCTGAACCTGCAGAGGTGTCTAGCGGGGGTTGCAGGGTTTCAGTGGCAGGGGGGTAGACAGAGATGTGAGGCTGAGCTGCACTTGGAGAAGCAGTAGGATTCTTACCAATCCAGCTCACTGCCCATGGCTCTGTTGTGACGGGGACAGCCGAAAGGGATGGAGGCTGCTCTGAGGAGGGGCCGTGGCTCTCCGACTGAGGGAGAGTCTCTGAGGTGGAGGGCTGCTCTGTGTCAGTGCTCACTGGGACAAGGGTCTCTACTTCCCAGGACCACACATGTGGGGAAACAGAGTCACCCACACTGGCTGTCCTGGGAGCAGTGCTGTGTGAGGACACTCTTCCCTCCTCAGTTTGAGGATCACGAGCAGTAGACAGCCGAGCTCCAGAGCCAAGTCCTTCTGTAGACACTAATATAGGGCCCCCCTCCTCAGATATGCCTAGCACAGAGACATTATACCCTTCGCCCTCAGACAGGCTCCTGGTAACAAGGGACGCTGAGCTGTGGAGGGATACACTGGCTCTGAAGTCTCCGCTGTTTGTCAAGGAAGAGTCTGGGGTTCTTTCACTGGCCTGTTGTCCATCAGTGGGAACCCCCCCTCCCTGCGTCTGTCTTTCGTCCGTATCAGTTCTGAGCTCAGCCTTCTCACTCACACCCAGCTCTGGTTTGGTAGTTCTCCGTTCAGTCCATTCAGTGAAGCCCAGCAGATGCAGTGTGTTCCCCTGCGAGAGCCAGGCAGTGGAGGGTTGTGTCGCAGCAGAGAGGGGCTCCCGTGTGGTCACTCCTTGCCCAGTTCCATTTGAGTCAGTGCCTGCAGGGGGCGCTTTATGACTGCTGATGTAGCCCTCTGTCTTTGAGCTTGAGTGGATCTCACCAGATCTGCCATCTCCACTAGTCAGCAGTCGTGTGGGTAACGGGCTGGAACTCGAGTCCGTCCGAGTTGGCAGGGATTGTGTAACAGAGCTGGTACACGTCACACATGGGGTGTCTTCAGTGTGGAGCACAACGGGGTGGAGGGGATCCTTTCCAGTCAGATATGGTCCTCTTGTGGGGTCAGTGTGATCAGGGGGGTTATCTCTCCTCTCTGCCTGCAGCTCAGCTCGTGTGGAAGGGACAgtctgagagaagcttgtgttgGGGAGGTATGTGGCACCAGAGCGAGCCGTGTGGGAATCTGCAGCGGCTGGAGAGAGAGGAACCCCTGTGAGAGATGGCCTAGTCACGTTGCCCAGATCCCTCGCTGCAGTGTCTGCAGCCTGCCCTCCCAGTCCAGCTCTCTCCCAGTCCCTCCCCTGGCCGGCTGCCGCAGAGCCAGGAGTGTCGGTGTGGTGTGAAAGATCCAGAGCTCTACCAGACGTATCCGGGTTATTATTCTCCGCTTCCTGAGAGGGAGGGGGCGTTTCCTTATCTGATGCCGCAGATGTGCCGGGGCTGAGTGTTGGGGGGGGTTCTGGGCTCTGGTCCTGGAATGCCGAGACCGTGCCCTGCCCCCCATCTGCCAACCCTGGTCCACCAACGTGGTCTGTGCCGCTGCTATTGCCCAGCCCGGGTACAGTGGCTCCTGGGGTCCAGGGCTCACCTCCTGAAAGACCAGGAATCCCTGGCGTGTGGGAGACGTGGGGCGACTCACTCGGTGATCGAAGCTCCTCTGAGGAATTCCTGATTTCTAcgcaggaggaaaaaaaagaaaggaagaaaacatACCATACCATACTGATAAGAGGAAATGCTATTATTGGTCAAGGTCCTTAGGTTACTCATAGCATTACAATCCTCATCCCAGGGACACACTGAGATTTACAGGACAGCCCTGAAAGACCAGGAGGAACACAGGCGTCAGTATTCTTGCTTTGTTGTTTTCCTCTATTCAAGACACTTCAGTCTTACTATTAGAGGACACATGAGACAAATATATTCATGAAATACAGTAGGTCTTTCCAAAGCAGGAGTGACCTTAGCAACAACATACTTTTACACAACATCTCTCAGATGTGTTGATTTAGTCAACAATAATGTTACAGCTGTTATTTAAGACAGTTAacagataattattattatcaatattaaaaTCGGTGGTGGGTTAGACACGCCCTAAGACACGACACGcatataaattataattatccATATAGCCTACATGATCTTCCATATTATATTTTAGTGAGTTGCAGTGCTGTCATTAGAATATAAATCCAGTATAAACCGCGGCCCCAACAGACAAGGCGCTGGAGGTGCACAAACAACCTGCAATAACGATGAACAAAACCACTGaggtgtattttttattcttgttaATATTaatgatcatcatcatcatcatctacgGCATAGTTAATTACAACAACAGACAACGTTGCCTTGTATTATTTGCCCGTACTCAACATGTGGCTTATTCAATTATTCAATCAACGTGAACTGTATGCTATATAAGAAATAATTACAATTGATAAGAAAGCTTTTAACTACAATTGTCCAAACAAAATAGATACAATGCAaataattcaaaaataaaatgtcatcaTACTTGTCACAGTCCAATTATATTGTAGCTTCACTAAACCAGTACGCATTTGCCCGAACATCAAAAAAACGTCTTAATATTTGCGTTTGTTTCATTTGTTCTGGGGGAAAATGATGAGGAAATAGAAGTGGCTTCctcttttaatgtattgttatgcAAAGAACAATATTACACTGTGGGCCATATTTGGAGCAATACATAATTATGCAGTTATTTCAAACATTAAATTCatacagctttttgttttttaatgcattgCTTTAAATACCTAACGGACCTTAATAAAAACCAGACCCCTCCTTATCATTTCCCTCAACGCAATTCCAAAAAGCACATACATGAAAAATACATACCTTtcatttaattatgtttatgaAGGTGTATGACCCATTTGAAGGTACCTAAGAGTACATAG
This sequence is a window from Amia ocellicauda isolate fAmiCal2 chromosome 17, fAmiCal2.hap1, whole genome shotgun sequence. Protein-coding genes within it:
- the LOC136712282 gene encoding uncharacterized protein LOC136712282, producing the protein MPLRVQLLLLILLTEIRNSSEELRSPSESPHVSHTPGIPGLSGGEPWTPGATVPGLGNSSGTDHVGGPGLADGGQGTVSAFQDQSPEPPPTLSPGTSAASDKETPPPSQEAENNNPDTSGRALDLSHHTDTPGSAAAGQGRDWERAGLGGQAADTAARDLGNVTRPSLTGVPLSPAAADSHTARSGATYLPNTSFSQTVPSTRAELQAERRDNPPDHTDPTRGPYLTGKDPLHPVVLHTEDTPCVTCTSSVTQSLPTRTDSSSSPLPTRLLTSGDGRSGEIHSSSKTEGYISSHKAPPAGTDSNGTGQGVTTREPLSAATQPSTAWLSQGNTLHLLGFTEWTERRTTKPELGVSEKAELRTDTDERQTQGGGVPTDGQQASERTPDSSLTNSGDFRASVSLHSSASLVTRSLSEGEGYNVSVLGISEEGGPILVSTEGLGSGARLSTARDPQTEEGRVSSHSTAPRTASVGDSVSPHVWSWEVETLVPVSTDTEQPSTSETLPQSESHGPSSEQPPSLSAVPVTTEPWAVSWIGKNPTASPSAAQPHISVYPPATETLQPPLDTSAGSESPGGYDVVTALTESASSTERVTDLVTISGSSSPTSLLPTAWDPTENRTPPSHTPSWGGSTPAKETYFSGPPHSTPPAPELHPAGQTTACQGTTAQEPGPESESPQLRREEGGYTSPTRQPGMDTKSTDAYTDTVTTVPTHKSNPSDPDSPRPAVTRLGTSTAATSVTPSVAPSTFHPTPAGGGTVVYSKTGGRTAHSFTTWPTSQTTSSPQALTPSVWGGVVASGATPTSYKTMGPAVDPPTPATPPHGPTSLSPDRRTSRTTTVPGMSTRPSTDRTSRAETRPGLDPTSSRTQRPSTPQGRSSSAPPGQQDRTSAPLRTSLKPRVAGDKSRVFITGDQPPVIKEETLRVPLTIVLETGDQSTQRSLQPEQLQEDTVRQVEPFLQRAPGYHDLQVSTTSGWEVLYCDALFGTGAALLWLGRPGEPLNATGLSEAVRRGLYIAGVRVHNITVSEPQADMCSWLFLCPPGFQCIPSGVGNASCSSLCHMDYCKHSGICTHHHSQQPVCQCPVGEDFWFMGQRCDFRMTRQRMVGIALGALLSVAVVMAMLSFLAYRRFKAMLIQAKVDQTRSSYRRFSRFDDLSGRFWTQSWPGSSVDSLDNPAFSRSDELLHLRALDRTCCYHDDSISLSSTCQGSRTHLNTVYTPSSHYNWGLSNGSINDCMADSGKASDLSVCSWPIEPIQWTPFPLLQQLGIQRAAKTPRPRSYCEGMELVDLERTWTA